From the Lathyrus oleraceus cultivar Zhongwan6 chromosome 4, CAAS_Psat_ZW6_1.0, whole genome shotgun sequence genome, one window contains:
- the LOC127074545 gene encoding uncharacterized protein LOC127074545: protein MLRSFSSSLDKVSLFMASEKPQRLHQIAGTNFHNTTKRAKTMATSTATMSTMKDPFTKYVEYLNNLNDKRERVVKASRDITMNSKKVIFQVHRMSKYNKVEVLEKAEKDLAAVTNQFVSRLVKELQGTDFWKLRRAYSPGIQEYVEAATFCSFCKNGTLLTLYEINNTLLPLSDPSLQPLQINILDYLLGLADLTGELMRLAIGRISDGELEFAEKICSFARDIYRELTLVVPHMDDSSDVKTKMDTMLQSVMKIENACFSVHVRGSEYIPLLGSNDPSSFLVGVQDIEL, encoded by the exons ATGTTACGTTCCTTTTCATCTTCACTTGACAAAGTTTCTCTTTTCATGGCATCGGAAAAACCTCAACGTCTTCATCAAA TTGCAGGAACCAACTTCCACAACACAACAAAGAGGGCAAAAACCATGGCCACTTCCACTGCAACAATGTCCACTATGAAGGATCCTTTTACCAAATATGTTGAATATCTTAATAACCTT AATGATAAGCGAGAAAGAGTGGTCAAAGCGAGTCGAGATATAACAATGAATAGCAAAAAGGTCATATTTCAAGTTCACAG GATGAGTAAATACAATAAAGTGGAAGTACTTGAGAAAGCAGAAAAGGACTTAGCAGCTGTGACAAATCAGTTCGTGTCTCGACTAGTCAAAGAATTGCAGGGAACTGATTTTTGGAAGCTAAGACGAGCCTACTCGCCTGGG ATACAGGAGTATGTCGAAGCAGCTACATTCTGCAGTTTCTGTAAAAATGGAACTCTTTTGACGCTTTATGAAATAAATAACACATTGTTACCACTTAGCGATCCTTCTCTTCAACCTCTGCAGATAAACATCCTTGACTATCTTTTAGGG CTTGCAGATTTGACCGGCGAGCTCATGCGATTGGCTATTGGTAGGATATCAGACGGTGAACTTGAATTTGCTGAGAAAATATGCAGTTTTGCACGTGATATATATAGGGAGCTTACACTCGTCGTGCCACATATGGATGATAGTTCTGATGTGAAAACAAAGATGGATACGATGCTTCAAAGTGTCATGAAAATCGAGAATG CTTGCTTTAGTGTTCATGTGAGGGGGTCAGAGTATATTCCACTTTTGGGATCAAATGATCCAAGTTCATTCTTAGTAGGAGTTCAAGATATTGAACTATGA